A window of the Acidimicrobiales bacterium genome harbors these coding sequences:
- a CDS encoding VOC family protein, translating into MGTSWGHLNINVSDLGRSIEFYERLGFSMMIEAIPHLGLSLNEEATLTDALCVAYGLPIGTRALGCILQLDHGLPKLDLTQYVLPDAAEPLVAGALGCERLCLAVRDLPAEIDRLERAGVTFVGGAASGALDLAQVAVCLDPDGTRIELIQLDLRRFVELGYA; encoded by the coding sequence GTGGGAACGTCGTGGGGACACCTGAACATCAATGTGTCCGATCTTGGCCGCTCGATCGAGTTCTACGAGCGGCTCGGCTTCTCGATGATGATCGAGGCCATCCCACATCTCGGCCTCTCGCTCAACGAAGAGGCCACACTGACCGATGCGCTCTGCGTCGCCTACGGTCTCCCGATCGGCACGCGTGCCCTCGGCTGCATCCTCCAGCTCGATCACGGGCTTCCGAAGCTCGACCTCACGCAGTACGTGCTCCCTGACGCAGCGGAACCGCTGGTGGCAGGTGCACTCGGGTGCGAGCGGCTGTGCCTCGCCGTACGTGACCTTCCCGCCGAGATCGACCGGCTCGAACGAGCTGGCGTGACCTTTGTCGGCGGCGCTGCGTCCGGCGCGCTCGATCTGGCACAGGTCGCCGTGTGCCTCGACCCCGACGGCACGCGCATCGAACTGATCCAGCTCGACCTGAGGCGCTTCGTCGAACTCGGCTACGCCTGA
- a CDS encoding metalloregulator ArsR/SmtB family transcription factor, giving the protein MDDDDRFKALANETRRRTLRLVRDDAWPVGALAEELGVSQPAMSQHLAVLRDAGLVAVEVDGRRRLYRANDDGIRAAQRFFDDYWSSALDRLAEAAASEMRIRRAAS; this is encoded by the coding sequence GTGGACGACGACGATCGATTCAAGGCACTGGCGAACGAGACTCGTCGCCGAACGCTGCGGTTGGTGCGTGACGACGCCTGGCCGGTCGGTGCGTTGGCCGAAGAACTCGGCGTCTCGCAACCGGCGATGAGCCAGCACCTGGCTGTGTTGCGCGATGCCGGGCTGGTCGCCGTCGAGGTCGACGGGCGCCGCCGGTTGTACCGAGCGAACGACGACGGGATCCGGGCCGCGCAACGATTCTTCGACGACTACTGGTCGTCGGCGCTCGATCGGCTGGCAGAAGCCGCCGCGTCCGAGATGCGCATCCGGCGGGCGGCATCGTGA
- a CDS encoding SRPBCC domain-containing protein, with protein sequence MPFRRLVFTYGWESGGFPVPVGSSIVSIELTAHGDATEVSVVHEGLSDEMAIQHTEGWAMFVDRLAQRALAGGS encoded by the coding sequence GTGCCCTTCCGGCGTCTCGTCTTCACCTACGGCTGGGAGTCCGGTGGGTTCCCGGTGCCGGTCGGGTCGAGCATCGTGAGTATCGAGCTGACGGCTCATGGCGACGCCACCGAAGTCAGCGTGGTGCACGAAGGTCTGAGCGACGAGATGGCGATCCAGCACACCGAAGGGTGGGCGATGTTCGTCGATCGTCTTGCGCAACGAGCGCTCGCTGGAGGTTCATGA
- a CDS encoding DUF2461 family protein — MSTVPEFSGFDPEAVALLAELPGWDAERYEAHKAELIDGVTRPGLALITELANRFPHALTVAARSSVSPLHRDLRFAPDGAPRYKDHLLLTAWHGADKRTGPTMWLRVDAAGAGFASGVGFTPAMRERWRAAVGGSAGVTLADELDRLEQFHGAEVAGGQVKRVPRPFEPDHPRSDLLRRTGFQVRLTETHPDHLDRSDYADWCLGHWLQLASVHRWLVDHLAESENPR; from the coding sequence ATGAGCACCGTCCCCGAGTTCAGCGGGTTCGATCCCGAGGCGGTCGCTCTGCTCGCCGAGCTCCCCGGCTGGGACGCCGAGCGATACGAGGCACACAAGGCGGAGCTCATCGACGGCGTGACCAGGCCGGGACTGGCGCTGATCACGGAGCTGGCGAATCGGTTCCCCCATGCACTGACGGTGGCGGCGCGATCGTCGGTGTCGCCGCTACATCGTGATCTGCGGTTCGCTCCCGACGGTGCGCCTCGCTACAAGGACCACCTCCTGCTCACCGCCTGGCACGGCGCCGACAAGCGCACCGGTCCGACGATGTGGTTGCGAGTCGACGCAGCCGGCGCCGGCTTCGCCAGCGGGGTCGGGTTCACGCCGGCCATGCGTGAACGCTGGCGAGCGGCCGTGGGTGGATCGGCGGGTGTCACGCTCGCCGACGAGCTCGATCGGCTCGAGCAGTTCCATGGTGCCGAGGTCGCCGGGGGTCAGGTGAAGCGGGTCCCCCGACCGTTCGAGCCTGACCATCCTCGCTCCGATCTGCTGCGGCGAACCGGCTTCCAGGTTCGTCTCACCGAGACCCACCCTGACCACCTCGACCGGTCCGACTACGCCGACTGGTGTCTCGGACACTGGCTGCAACTCGCCAGCGTCCACCGCTGGCTGGTCGACCATCTGGCCGAAAGTGAGAACCCTCGATGA
- a CDS encoding MFS transporter yields the protein MTASANATAGGIPEHRASHPTLRLLLIAGSAIAAIGLGVRSTFGLFLNDLNAALGTNTSTFALAIGIKNLIWGIGQPIAGAIADRYGSARVLATGAVVYCGGVAMMARAATATQLYLSGGFVVGVGLAATSFAVVLASIGRRFPPERRSTALGIATAVGSGGQFVFVQLANRIDAAAGWQTALTVLGLVTLAIVVLARPLRGNAEDADAPTNQAESPDAPAAQPESLRSVIARASVNRSYLLLCTGFFVCGVHVTFIATHFIPYLERGSVSDRVAGLAWALVGLTNIAGSYLAGVLGTRRSKARLLSLIYAARGVVIAGFVLLPMTSATVIGFGAAIGVLWLSTVPLTGAIVAQQFGTRHAGTLFGLVFFAHQLGAFAGAYGGGWLADRTGDYAASWWIAVALAAAAALANLFIDEGPQSLDPATPRRRSVRLLRPALGVNAVALFAFLTLSTPTEATRHGDPRLIICAGPHAITANAE from the coding sequence ATGACTGCATCAGCCAACGCAACCGCCGGTGGTATCCCGGAACACCGCGCCAGCCACCCGACTCTCCGACTGTTGTTGATCGCCGGCAGCGCGATCGCTGCGATCGGGCTTGGCGTGCGGTCGACCTTCGGGTTGTTCCTCAACGACCTCAACGCCGCCCTCGGCACCAACACCTCGACCTTCGCCCTGGCGATCGGCATCAAGAATCTGATCTGGGGCATCGGCCAACCGATCGCCGGTGCGATCGCCGACCGCTACGGATCCGCCCGGGTCCTCGCCACCGGCGCCGTCGTCTACTGCGGCGGCGTGGCGATGATGGCCCGCGCTGCCACCGCCACCCAGCTCTACCTGTCGGGCGGATTCGTCGTCGGCGTCGGCCTCGCCGCCACCAGCTTCGCCGTCGTGTTGGCGTCGATCGGTCGCCGTTTCCCGCCGGAGCGTCGCTCGACGGCGCTCGGCATCGCCACCGCCGTCGGGTCAGGCGGCCAGTTCGTCTTCGTGCAACTGGCCAACCGGATCGACGCTGCCGCCGGCTGGCAGACCGCCCTCACCGTCCTCGGGCTCGTCACGCTCGCGATCGTCGTCCTCGCTCGACCGTTGCGCGGCAACGCCGAGGATGCCGATGCACCGACGAACCAAGCGGAAAGCCCCGACGCTCCGGCCGCTCAACCCGAGTCGTTGAGGTCGGTGATCGCACGAGCCAGTGTCAACCGGTCCTACCTTCTGTTGTGCACAGGGTTCTTCGTCTGCGGAGTGCACGTCACCTTCATCGCCACCCACTTCATCCCGTACCTGGAGAGGGGGTCGGTATCCGATCGAGTCGCCGGACTCGCGTGGGCGCTGGTCGGCCTCACCAACATCGCCGGCTCCTACCTCGCCGGTGTCCTCGGCACCCGACGCAGCAAGGCCCGTCTCCTCTCTCTCATCTACGCCGCTCGTGGCGTCGTCATCGCCGGATTCGTACTCCTCCCGATGACCAGTGCGACCGTGATCGGGTTCGGCGCTGCCATCGGCGTGCTGTGGCTCTCCACCGTGCCGCTCACCGGGGCGATCGTCGCCCAACAGTTCGGCACCCGCCACGCCGGCACCCTGTTCGGCCTGGTGTTCTTCGCCCACCAACTCGGTGCCTTCGCCGGCGCCTATGGCGGAGGCTGGCTCGCCGACCGCACCGGGGACTACGCAGCGTCGTGGTGGATTGCCGTCGCCCTTGCTGCTGCCGCTGCGCTCGCGAACCTGTTCATCGACGAAGGCCCTCAGTCACTCGACCCCGCCACACCTCGACGCCGATCGGTCCGCTTGCTCCGGCCCGCACTTGGCGTCAACGCCGTTGCGTTGTTCGCCTTCTTGACGCTCAGCACACCGACCGAAGCCACCAGACACGGCGACCCTCGCCTGATCATCTGCGCGGGCCCGCACGCCATCACCGCCAACGCCGAGTGA
- a CDS encoding helix-turn-helix domain-containing protein: MNAERTGISSVSRMEWEQVPSTPCPVSSTLDLVGDRWSLLIVRDVMYGVRRFDALTQRLGIGRATLSARLKRLVDDDILEPADYVDRRGRTRSEYRLTERGWALRHVVVALRDWGDAHVIGEGNELLHLVDRSSRRPVRLAFVDDTGRVVDDRDVIAEPGPGFPSAALVPADETSNTEPNV, translated from the coding sequence ATGAACGCTGAACGGACCGGGATCTCATCGGTATCCCGCATGGAATGGGAACAGGTGCCGTCAACTCCCTGCCCGGTGAGCTCGACGCTCGATCTCGTCGGTGATCGCTGGAGCCTGTTGATCGTGCGTGATGTGATGTACGGCGTCCGCCGCTTCGATGCGTTGACGCAGCGGTTGGGCATCGGGCGAGCGACGCTGTCGGCCCGGTTGAAGCGCCTCGTCGACGACGACATCCTCGAGCCGGCGGACTACGTGGACCGCCGTGGCCGGACGCGGAGCGAGTATCGCCTCACCGAACGAGGCTGGGCACTGCGGCATGTCGTCGTCGCGCTACGGGATTGGGGCGATGCCCACGTGATCGGCGAGGGCAACGAGCTCCTCCATCTCGTCGACCGGTCCTCGAGACGACCGGTTCGTCTGGCGTTCGTCGACGACACCGGTCGAGTCGTCGACGACCGCGACGTCATCGCCGAACCCGGACCGGGCTTCCCTTCCGCCGCGCTGGTTCCCGCCGATGAGACCTCGAACACCGAGCCGAACGTATGA
- a CDS encoding helix-turn-helix domain-containing protein, translating to MRPIQTSKAFGSAVRRARKDRGLTQYELASRAGVGRPWLSELETGKRTAELGRALSVLSALDLGVTFAPVAAPDGSAVDLGQIIDGVV from the coding sequence ATGCGACCGATACAGACGAGCAAGGCGTTCGGATCGGCGGTCAGGAGGGCGCGCAAGGACCGTGGCCTGACGCAGTACGAACTGGCTTCACGAGCGGGCGTGGGGCGCCCCTGGCTCTCCGAGCTCGAGACGGGGAAGCGCACTGCCGAACTCGGAAGGGCACTCTCGGTGTTGAGCGCCCTCGACCTTGGTGTCACGTTCGCCCCGGTGGCGGCTCCCGACGGATCGGCGGTGGATCTCGGGCAGATCATCGACGGTGTGGTGTGA
- a CDS encoding type II toxin-antitoxin system HipA family toxin, producing the protein MPSDLLRVLLEGAPIGTVERTANGALRLRFDAQYRDDPNATLLSVSMSPADEVHGDARLTPWLWGLLPDNADVLARWGRAFGVSVASPFSLLGTQIGHDCAGAVQFCAPGDVDALVDRPGEVVWLTEADLAARVRTLRADSTSWLGPGFAGQFSIGGAQAKTALHHVPDGGGQSGGGRWGVPTGSIPTTHLLKPAVAGFEEQHINEHLCLSAARILGLPAARTRIEAFEDESVIVVERFDRSVQNGALVRVHQEDLCQALSVAPARKYQSDGGPTPGQIAELIRSAIPGNEAERDVWRFADALAFNWLIGGTDAHGKNYSFLLAGNQVRLAPLYDIASILPYDDTDGHKVKLAMKIGDDYELRRADRRRAWEHAADELKLDRDRLISRVLDLAERTPAAFAQAASGAELGAPSTDLPDRLATLVAARASRCVAVLS; encoded by the coding sequence ATGCCGTCGGATCTGTTGCGGGTCCTGCTCGAGGGCGCTCCGATCGGCACAGTGGAGCGAACGGCAAACGGCGCGCTTCGTCTTCGTTTCGACGCGCAGTACCGAGATGATCCGAACGCAACGCTGTTGTCGGTGTCGATGTCGCCCGCCGACGAGGTGCACGGTGATGCGCGACTGACTCCGTGGCTATGGGGTCTGTTGCCCGACAATGCCGACGTCCTCGCGCGATGGGGGCGGGCGTTTGGGGTGTCGGTGGCGTCACCCTTCTCGTTGCTCGGTACGCAGATCGGTCACGACTGTGCGGGTGCGGTGCAATTCTGTGCGCCGGGTGACGTCGACGCCCTCGTCGATCGACCTGGCGAGGTCGTCTGGCTCACCGAGGCAGATCTTGCCGCTCGCGTTCGAACGCTTCGGGCCGACTCGACCAGTTGGCTCGGACCCGGGTTCGCCGGCCAATTCAGTATCGGCGGTGCCCAGGCGAAGACGGCGCTTCACCACGTGCCTGACGGTGGAGGCCAGAGCGGTGGGGGCCGGTGGGGGGTGCCGACGGGTTCGATCCCGACGACACACCTCCTCAAACCTGCCGTGGCTGGATTCGAGGAGCAGCACATCAACGAGCATCTCTGCCTCTCGGCGGCACGGATACTCGGCCTTCCGGCAGCGCGTACTCGCATCGAGGCCTTCGAGGACGAGAGTGTCATCGTCGTCGAACGATTCGATCGATCGGTCCAGAACGGCGCGCTCGTTCGCGTCCATCAAGAGGATCTCTGCCAGGCGCTGTCCGTTGCGCCGGCGCGCAAGTATCAGTCTGACGGCGGTCCGACGCCTGGTCAGATTGCCGAGCTGATCCGATCGGCGATCCCCGGAAACGAAGCCGAGCGAGACGTTTGGCGCTTCGCCGACGCCCTTGCGTTCAACTGGCTGATCGGTGGCACTGACGCCCATGGGAAGAACTACAGCTTCCTGCTCGCCGGCAACCAGGTCAGGTTGGCGCCGCTGTATGACATCGCCTCGATCCTGCCGTACGACGACACCGACGGTCACAAGGTGAAGCTGGCCATGAAGATCGGTGACGACTACGAGTTGCGCCGTGCCGACAGACGCCGTGCCTGGGAACATGCTGCCGACGAGCTCAAGCTCGACCGTGACCGACTGATCTCACGAGTGCTCGACCTGGCAGAGCGGACTCCGGCTGCGTTTGCTCAGGCTGCCAGCGGGGCTGAGCTCGGTGCGCCGTCGACCGACCTCCCCGATCGGCTGGCGACGCTCGTGGCAGCTCGCGCTTCTCGGTGTGTCGCAGTTTTGAGCTGA
- a CDS encoding methyltransferase domain-containing protein — MSHDNRRDAGRLFDDVPHLYDRVRPGYPSELIDDLVAIAGLSAQSRIVEVGCGTGQATRPLAERGHHITAVEPGAGLAALARENLATFPNVEIENSSFEDWDAQGRRFDLLVAASSWHWIDPSVGWRRAHEIVEPGGWMAILGNAVARPSDEPELYAATADLHQQWAPDNPDWGHPPTAAEVRATSRGWGPPNEDTEGFFGPTTVRWCPTVQWFDGSGIADHLRSLSPYRRLDDDVREPLLDAIADRVRTRLGDRIGRHYLSLLRAGQRRGEPVAGRSFTPAAPPDCS, encoded by the coding sequence GTGAGTCACGACAACCGACGAGACGCGGGGCGACTGTTCGACGACGTTCCGCACCTCTACGACCGGGTGCGACCGGGCTATCCCTCGGAGTTGATCGACGATCTGGTCGCCATTGCTGGGCTGTCGGCCCAATCGAGGATCGTCGAGGTTGGCTGCGGAACCGGCCAGGCAACGCGGCCGCTCGCTGAGCGGGGGCACCACATCACCGCCGTCGAACCGGGGGCCGGCCTCGCCGCGCTCGCTCGGGAGAACCTGGCGACCTTCCCCAACGTCGAGATCGAGAACTCATCCTTCGAAGACTGGGACGCGCAGGGACGCCGGTTCGACCTCCTCGTCGCTGCGTCCTCCTGGCACTGGATCGATCCATCGGTTGGATGGCGTCGAGCTCATGAGATCGTCGAACCCGGTGGGTGGATGGCGATCCTCGGCAACGCCGTCGCCCGACCGTCGGACGAGCCGGAGCTGTACGCGGCGACCGCAGACCTCCACCAGCAATGGGCGCCCGACAACCCGGATTGGGGTCACCCCCCAACGGCAGCCGAGGTCCGCGCCACCTCGAGAGGATGGGGCCCACCCAACGAGGACACCGAGGGCTTCTTCGGTCCCACCACCGTCCGTTGGTGCCCGACCGTCCAGTGGTTCGACGGCAGCGGCATCGCCGACCACCTTCGCTCACTGTCGCCCTACCGACGCCTCGATGACGATGTGCGAGAACCACTTCTCGACGCAATCGCCGACCGCGTACGGACTCGGCTGGGCGACCGGATCGGCCGTCACTACCTGAGCCTCCTCCGTGCAGGTCAGCGCAGAGGCGAGCCCGTAGCGGGTCGCTCGTTCACACCAGCGGCGCCTCCAGACTGCTCGTAG
- a CDS encoding TetR family transcriptional regulator, which translates to MAAASQPSPGDQPTRRTEIGDESKQRILDAAERLFIERGVSATSFTRIEQEAGISRGSIPWHFKNKRGLLLSILDRAMLLSTHDVSDLAGRAGIRATMQRAAKRLHQPQAVLLAALLGESFQVDSDTHDRYRDFHAANRERLADLFRRSDDIVLPKGLDEDRLAALVFGAIMGIHLQYRLAPELVDLDGALEDLAELLDAAL; encoded by the coding sequence ATGGCCGCCGCATCGCAACCAAGCCCCGGTGATCAACCGACACGTCGGACCGAGATCGGCGACGAGAGCAAGCAACGCATCCTCGATGCGGCCGAGCGGCTGTTCATCGAGCGGGGCGTCTCGGCGACGTCGTTCACCCGCATCGAGCAAGAGGCAGGCATCAGCCGCGGCTCGATCCCGTGGCACTTCAAGAACAAGCGTGGCCTCCTGCTCTCGATCCTCGATCGAGCGATGCTGTTATCAACGCACGACGTGTCGGATCTCGCCGGCCGAGCGGGCATCAGGGCGACCATGCAACGGGCGGCGAAGCGACTCCACCAGCCACAGGCGGTCCTCCTGGCGGCACTGCTCGGCGAGTCCTTCCAGGTCGATTCGGACACACACGACCGCTATCGCGACTTCCACGCCGCCAACCGTGAGCGCCTCGCCGACCTGTTTCGACGGTCCGACGACATCGTCCTCCCGAAGGGGCTCGACGAGGATCGCCTCGCTGCACTCGTGTTCGGGGCGATCATGGGGATCCATCTGCAATACCGGCTGGCACCTGAACTCGTCGACCTCGATGGAGCGCTCGAGGACCTCGCGGAACTGCTCGACGCAGCGCTCTGA
- a CDS encoding phytanoyl-CoA dioxygenase family protein translates to MGHRAVSDAEREQYERDGVVALRGILDADWLELLRAGLREVFTDQWETQEVQYDATAAAQQAAAAGVDILSDERARATVAPGRFLTAISSWTYNDTIRRVALESPLGSLAGQLFGADKVNYYDDQVLLKEPGAREYTAFHTDEPYYHLSGLQVCGMWVSPDPVGVDNSPMRYVRGSHRWGTFFQPNSFVSQMPTYEGEGLVRVPDIEGNEDAYDIVTITSDPGDVIVHHSNLIHGSKPNYDATTPRWAASFRYAGDDVRYRFHPSAPPQPHHHHDLREGDVIDCDQFPVVWRRNVNEEVGFHA, encoded by the coding sequence GTGGGTCATCGAGCGGTTTCCGATGCGGAGCGCGAGCAGTACGAACGCGATGGCGTGGTTGCCCTTCGTGGCATCCTCGACGCCGACTGGCTCGAGCTGCTGCGAGCCGGTCTGCGAGAGGTGTTCACCGACCAGTGGGAGACACAGGAGGTGCAGTACGACGCCACGGCTGCGGCCCAGCAGGCGGCCGCCGCCGGCGTCGACATCCTGAGCGACGAACGGGCCCGGGCCACGGTGGCCCCCGGTCGATTCCTCACGGCCATCTCGTCGTGGACCTACAACGACACGATTCGCCGGGTGGCACTCGAGTCGCCACTCGGCTCCCTCGCCGGGCAACTGTTCGGCGCCGACAAGGTGAACTATTACGACGACCAGGTGCTGCTGAAGGAGCCGGGTGCCCGTGAGTACACGGCCTTCCACACCGACGAGCCCTACTACCACCTGAGCGGTCTCCAGGTCTGCGGCATGTGGGTTTCGCCCGACCCCGTCGGCGTCGACAACAGTCCGATGCGCTATGTCCGTGGATCACATCGGTGGGGAACGTTCTTCCAGCCGAATTCCTTCGTCTCGCAGATGCCGACTTACGAGGGCGAGGGTCTGGTCCGGGTGCCGGACATCGAGGGCAACGAGGATGCCTACGACATCGTGACGATCACCTCCGATCCCGGCGACGTGATCGTCCATCACTCGAATCTCATTCACGGGTCGAAGCCGAACTACGACGCGACGACGCCCCGATGGGCGGCCTCGTTCCGCTACGCCGGCGACGATGTCCGCTACCGGTTCCACCCGTCGGCTCCGCCGCAGCCGCATCATCATCACGACTTGCGCGAGGGTGACGTGATCGATTGCGACCAGTTCCCGGTCGTCTGGCGTCGAAACGTGAACGAGGAGGTTGGGTTCCATGCATGA